From one Nonomuraea polychroma genomic stretch:
- a CDS encoding TIGR03086 family metal-binding protein — protein MTSEIAGRYRRRADAFERKVAAVRPDQWSHPSPCAQWTARDVVRHIVDMHAAMLRPLGRSLSPAPTVDDDPVAAFRAARADVGAILGDPVLAALPCDTPTGPMTAEQHIDQVVSDDLPLHGWDLARATSQDDTMDADDVERAWAAMKALPAEFMDKLRTPGAFGPGIEVFGPQVQIEDNASPQDKLLAFVGRDPRWRP, from the coding sequence GTGACGAGTGAGATCGCCGGCCGCTACCGGCGCCGGGCCGACGCCTTCGAGCGCAAGGTCGCGGCCGTACGCCCGGACCAGTGGTCGCATCCGTCCCCATGCGCGCAGTGGACCGCCAGGGACGTGGTCCGGCACATCGTCGACATGCACGCGGCGATGCTGCGGCCCCTGGGCCGCTCGCTCAGCCCGGCGCCGACGGTCGACGACGACCCGGTGGCGGCCTTCCGCGCCGCCCGCGCCGACGTGGGGGCGATCCTGGGCGATCCCGTCCTCGCCGCCCTGCCCTGCGACACGCCCACCGGACCGATGACGGCCGAGCAGCACATCGACCAGGTCGTCAGCGACGATCTTCCGCTGCACGGGTGGGACCTGGCTCGCGCGACGTCGCAGGACGACACGATGGATGCCGACGACGTCGAACGCGCCTGGGCGGCCATGAAGGCGCTGCCTGCCGAATTCATGGACAAGCTCCGCACGCCGGGCGCGTTCGGGCCGGGCATCGAGGTGTTCGGCCCGCAGGTGCAGATCGAGGACAACGCCTCCCCGCAGGACAAACTGCTCGCCTTCGTCGGACGCGACCCACGGTGGCGGCCGTGA
- a CDS encoding VOC family protein — protein sequence MASIEFVTLEVADPTAASRFYTTAFGSDIWVRLQASAAPTTGFRGFTLSLIVSQPATVNGLMGAALDAGATPLKPAAKSLWGYGGVVQAPDGTIWTVASSGKKDTGPATRQIDEIVLQLGVADVAASKRFYVDRGFAVTKSYGRRYVEFATSSSPVKLSLYKGCR from the coding sequence ATGGCTTCCATCGAATTCGTCACCCTCGAGGTGGCCGACCCCACGGCGGCCAGCCGCTTCTACACCACTGCCTTCGGTTCGGACATTTGGGTACGCCTGCAGGCCTCGGCGGCACCCACGACTGGCTTCCGCGGGTTCACGCTGTCGCTCATCGTGTCCCAGCCGGCCACCGTCAACGGCCTCATGGGTGCCGCACTCGACGCCGGCGCCACGCCGTTGAAGCCGGCCGCGAAGTCGCTATGGGGCTACGGCGGTGTCGTACAAGCCCCGGACGGGACGATCTGGACGGTCGCGTCCTCGGGGAAGAAGGACACCGGCCCGGCCACCCGGCAGATCGACGAGATCGTGCTCCAACTAGGAGTCGCGGACGTGGCCGCGAGCAAGCGGTTCTACGTTGACCGCGGCTTCGCCGTGACGAAGAGCTATGGCCGCAGATACGTCGAGTTCGCCACTTCGTCGAGTCCCGTCAAACTGTCGCTCTACAAGGGGTGCCGGTAA
- a CDS encoding LysR family transcriptional regulator: MDLDTIRTFVAAADAGQFQEAAADLAVTQQAVSKRIAALERTLGVRLFTRTPRGAELTIDGQAFLPHARELLRVAERAVASVRTGRRPLRVDMITSRSAASGLMRGFHRAYPEIDLDVVMLFDIETALAAIRSGAIDASFRAVAMPGRPLPEDIESVRVLDEPLQLLTGPAHALASARSVTLTQLAGHRIWMPGLVPGTEWAAYYDDLVAEFGLTIEATGPNFGSDALLDTIADTPALATFMGAQTRLVWPAGHGLRRIPVIGPTPVYPHSLLWHRDNPHPALATLRAHLAATAAGHGAAGTWAPDWAIPL; the protein is encoded by the coding sequence ATGGACCTCGACACCATACGGACCTTCGTCGCCGCCGCCGACGCGGGGCAGTTCCAGGAGGCCGCCGCCGACCTGGCGGTTACCCAGCAGGCCGTCTCCAAGCGCATCGCCGCGCTGGAGCGCACCCTCGGCGTGCGACTGTTCACTCGCACGCCGCGCGGCGCCGAGCTCACCATCGACGGGCAGGCGTTCCTGCCCCACGCCCGCGAGTTGCTGCGCGTCGCTGAGCGCGCGGTCGCGTCCGTGCGCACCGGCCGCCGTCCGCTGCGCGTCGACATGATCACCTCGCGCAGCGCGGCGTCGGGCCTGATGCGCGGCTTCCACCGCGCGTACCCCGAGATCGACCTCGACGTGGTGATGCTGTTCGACATCGAGACGGCCCTCGCCGCCATTCGGTCCGGTGCGATCGACGCGTCCTTCCGCGCCGTCGCCATGCCCGGCCGGCCCCTTCCCGAGGACATTGAGTCAGTCCGGGTGCTCGACGAGCCTCTCCAACTCCTCACCGGCCCCGCTCACGCGCTGGCGTCCGCCCGTTCGGTGACCCTGACCCAGCTCGCCGGGCACCGGATCTGGATGCCCGGCCTCGTCCCCGGAACCGAATGGGCCGCCTACTACGACGACCTCGTCGCCGAGTTCGGCCTGACCATCGAGGCGACCGGCCCCAACTTCGGCTCCGACGCGCTCCTCGACACCATCGCCGACACCCCGGCCCTGGCCACCTTCATGGGCGCGCAGACCCGCCTCGTCTGGCCCGCCGGCCACGGCCTGCGCCGCATCCCGGTCATCGGCCCCACGCCGGTCTACCCGCACTCGCTCCTGTGGCACCGCGACAACCCCCACCCCGCGCTGGCCACCCTCCGCGCCCACCTCGCCGCCACGGCGGCCGGCCACGGCGCCGCCGGGACCTGGGCGCCGGACTGGGCAATCCCGCTCTGA
- a CDS encoding MFS transporter translates to MRRGHRLGRQFGWLWAAYGTSALGTWLAFGAFPLIAIQVLHAGPAQVAALSSVGALAGAAVAVPLGPWVEFRRKRPVLIGMDLVRFAALLTIPAAFALGVLSFVQLLLVSVVVAAADITFRAASGAYLKTLLPAEHLLVANARFESTTWTITIIGPPLGGAAIGLLGPVATVVADAVSYLLSALGIRAAGGQEPRPERRPAARMRAGDLLDGWRYILADATLRPLFFNTALFNGLVMATDALLAVLMLGQLGFTPWQYGLALAAPAIGGLFGARLARPLVTRFGQHRVLVVAGTLRAIWLVGLTLVGPRTGGLLLVMGVQLGLIFCCGLFNPVCATYRLERTAPDRITRTLSAWTVTTKASTALRTAAWGVLGGLLGPRTAIGLAGVLLLTTPLLLPRRAAAPLAEPDPAPSRA, encoded by the coding sequence ATGCGGAGAGGGCACCGGTTGGGGCGGCAGTTCGGGTGGCTCTGGGCAGCGTACGGCACCAGCGCGCTCGGCACGTGGCTCGCCTTCGGCGCGTTCCCGCTGATCGCGATTCAGGTGCTGCACGCCGGGCCGGCGCAGGTCGCGGCGTTGTCCTCCGTGGGGGCTCTGGCGGGCGCGGCCGTGGCGGTGCCGCTGGGCCCGTGGGTGGAGTTCCGCCGCAAGCGGCCAGTGCTGATCGGGATGGACCTGGTGCGGTTCGCGGCGCTGCTGACGATCCCCGCCGCGTTCGCGCTCGGCGTGTTGTCCTTCGTTCAGCTCCTGCTGGTCTCGGTCGTCGTGGCGGCCGCCGACATCACCTTCCGCGCCGCCTCGGGTGCGTACCTGAAGACGCTGCTGCCGGCCGAGCACCTGCTCGTCGCCAACGCCCGATTCGAGTCCACCACCTGGACCATCACCATCATCGGACCGCCGCTGGGCGGCGCCGCAATCGGGCTCCTCGGTCCGGTGGCCACGGTGGTGGCCGACGCGGTCAGCTACCTGCTCTCGGCCCTGGGCATCCGCGCGGCGGGCGGCCAGGAGCCGCGGCCCGAACGCCGGCCGGCCGCGCGCATGCGGGCCGGGGACCTGCTCGACGGCTGGCGGTACATCCTCGCCGACGCGACGCTGCGTCCGCTGTTCTTCAACACCGCCCTGTTCAACGGCCTGGTGATGGCCACCGACGCGCTGCTGGCCGTCCTGATGCTCGGCCAGCTCGGGTTCACACCGTGGCAGTACGGCCTCGCCTTAGCCGCGCCCGCGATCGGCGGGCTGTTCGGTGCGCGGCTGGCCCGACCGCTCGTCACCCGGTTCGGGCAGCACCGGGTCCTGGTCGTGGCCGGGACGCTGCGCGCGATCTGGCTCGTCGGGCTGACCCTCGTGGGGCCGCGGACCGGAGGGCTGCTGCTGGTGATGGGCGTCCAGCTCGGGCTGATCTTCTGCTGCGGGCTCTTCAACCCCGTCTGCGCCACCTACCGTCTCGAGCGCACCGCGCCCGACCGGATCACCCGCACGCTGTCCGCCTGGACGGTGACGACCAAGGCCTCGACCGCGCTCCGGACGGCCGCATGGGGCGTGCTCGGCGGCCTGCTCGGCCCGCGAACGGCCATCGGCCTGGCCGGCGTGCTCCTGCTGACGACTCCGCTCCTGCTCCCCCGACGCGCCGCGGCGCCCCTCGCCGAGCCGGACCCAGCACCGAGCCGCGCCTGA
- a CDS encoding cysteine hydrolase family protein yields the protein MTFTTPALDPRTAALLVLDYQQGILASLPGLANPDALLSRVAGAIADMRAHGATIAYVRVGFTEADWAAIPPANKTFSFIGQQHLMHHEEPDTAFHHQLAPEPGDITVRKTRYGALSTTDLDRQLRDRGIITLVIAGITTSGVVLSTVTDAADRDYQLYVLSDGVTDPDPQAHQNLMTSIFPRLAHIIDTAELRSLLHESHPDRAKSGTA from the coding sequence ATGACCTTCACGACCCCGGCGCTGGACCCCCGGACGGCAGCGCTGCTCGTCTTGGATTACCAGCAGGGAATCCTGGCCTCGCTCCCCGGTCTGGCCAACCCGGACGCGCTGCTGTCACGGGTGGCCGGCGCCATCGCCGACATGCGAGCCCACGGCGCCACCATCGCCTACGTGCGAGTCGGATTCACCGAAGCCGACTGGGCGGCGATCCCGCCGGCCAACAAGACATTCTCCTTCATCGGCCAGCAGCACCTCATGCACCACGAGGAACCTGACACCGCCTTCCACCATCAACTCGCTCCCGAGCCCGGCGACATCACCGTCCGCAAGACCCGCTACGGCGCCCTGTCCACCACAGACCTCGACCGGCAACTGCGGGATCGCGGAATCATCACCCTGGTCATCGCCGGCATCACCACCAGCGGTGTCGTACTGTCCACCGTCACCGACGCCGCCGACCGCGACTACCAGCTCTACGTCCTCTCCGACGGCGTCACCGACCCGGATCCACAGGCCCACCAGAACCTGATGACCAGCATTTTCCCGAGGCTGGCCCACATCATCGACACCGCCGAACTGCGCTCCCTCCTGCACGAGAGCCATCCCGATCGGGCAAAGAGCGGCACGGCATAA
- a CDS encoding recombinase family protein, producing the protein MLVPQLRAELEVRTPVDRGPGRAWAAGPAREAAVAGARVRPTRVGYARCSTVQQELQSQLDALEAAGCEPIFSEKISTRVKVRPEFAKAMDYARTIKTAVPHQRVIFTVHEMKRLGRGAAELLTIAEELRRADIQLELLTGPLQGVYDPSGHGAALFAFFAGMAESEREYIREKSLEGQASARERGRHGGRPKVFDDDMAAYARSLRARGVPVPEIAAKLVIPAGKNKGRHPSLASAYRMLAEDAGPGLGA; encoded by the coding sequence ATGCTGGTACCGCAACTGCGGGCCGAGCTGGAGGTGCGCACGCCCGTCGATCGCGGGCCGGGCCGGGCCTGGGCGGCGGGCCCGGCACGCGAGGCCGCTGTCGCCGGTGCTCGGGTCAGGCCGACCAGGGTCGGCTATGCCCGGTGCAGCACCGTGCAACAGGAACTGCAGAGCCAACTGGACGCCCTAGAGGCGGCGGGATGCGAGCCGATCTTCTCCGAGAAAATCAGCACGCGCGTGAAGGTGCGGCCGGAGTTCGCCAAGGCCATGGACTACGCCCGCACGATCAAGACCGCTGTCCCGCACCAGCGGGTGATCTTCACGGTGCACGAGATGAAGCGCCTGGGCCGCGGCGCGGCCGAGCTGCTCACCATCGCCGAAGAGCTGCGCCGGGCCGACATCCAGCTGGAGCTGCTGACCGGCCCGTTGCAGGGGGTGTACGACCCGTCCGGGCACGGGGCCGCGCTGTTCGCGTTCTTCGCCGGGATGGCCGAGTCCGAACGCGAGTACATCCGGGAGAAGTCCCTCGAAGGCCAGGCCTCCGCGCGCGAGCGCGGCCGCCACGGCGGACGTCCCAAGGTGTTCGACGACGACATGGCGGCCTACGCCCGCAGTCTGCGTGCCCGGGGCGTGCCGGTGCCGGAGATCGCGGCCAAGCTGGTCATCCCCGCGGGCAAGAACAAGGGCCGGCACCCGTCGCTGGCCAGCGCCTATCGGATGCTGGCCGAGGATGCCGGTCCCGGTCTCGGCGCCTGA
- a CDS encoding Tn3 family transposase, with product MVAELHRVAEIVGLGAGAVRLDPAPAVKLSALARYGLVSKAPTLRDLESDRQAATLLATVRHLETSSVDDALDVLDLLITSNLLARAERAGKAEQLRTFPKLRKAARTMASAVEVLMSAPEATEDRLVSLVEVWKAIEEVVPREKLASAVETVAAFVPTTDDDAAAEWRAELVKRYRTVQGFIELLLEVIRFRAVEADRAVLAMVRTAAAMAKSRRRYAPSDIAAHEELITGSWRPLVYRNPDVPEGKIDKAAFVLCAVMHLHHALRRRDMFAEGSERWSDPRARLLDGNAWQQARPRVLTSLELEVEPAGHLAELASALEGAYARVLDGLGANTAVQFVGGRLQLEKLGAAEEPPLMKELRALIDGMLPRLDFPELVLEVFDRTGLPGDFTHISGADASMEDFGVSLAALIVAEACNVGLVPIEKPNVPALTRARLLQVDQGYLRGETIAAANARLIAAQAELDIVACWGGGHIASADGLRFVVPVQNLHTGHNPVYFGRQRGATWLNVVNDQVMGIGGLVVPGTLRDSLFILDAIHNLDGGPKPETVVTDTASYSDIVSGLFAICGYQFSPRIADLADTRLWRTNTRAVYGALEHMSRHTVRLDKMRAHWGDMLRVAGSLTMGTVRAYDLIRMLSADGRTTGLGEAFAHYGRIFKTLHLLQFIADEGYRRMIGTQLNVQEARHRLARKIAFGNRGQLRQRYREGLEDQLGSLGLALNAVIWWNSLYLDAAVKHLREQGFPVTDEMCARLSPIQYDHINFLGRYAFSRADVAGGLRPFHDGAHEGG from the coding sequence ATGGTGGCGGAGCTGCATCGGGTGGCCGAGATCGTCGGATTGGGCGCCGGGGCCGTGCGGCTGGACCCGGCGCCGGCGGTGAAACTGTCGGCGCTGGCCCGCTACGGGCTGGTCTCCAAGGCGCCGACGTTACGAGATCTGGAAAGCGATCGGCAGGCGGCCACGCTGCTGGCCACCGTGCGGCACCTGGAGACCTCGTCCGTCGATGACGCCCTGGACGTGCTGGATCTGCTCATCACCTCCAACCTGCTGGCCCGGGCCGAGCGGGCGGGCAAGGCCGAGCAACTGCGCACGTTCCCCAAGTTGCGCAAGGCGGCGCGCACGATGGCCTCGGCGGTGGAGGTGCTGATGTCGGCGCCGGAGGCGACCGAGGATCGGCTGGTGTCGCTGGTGGAGGTGTGGAAGGCGATCGAGGAGGTGGTGCCGCGCGAGAAGCTGGCCTCGGCGGTAGAGACGGTCGCGGCGTTCGTGCCTACGACTGACGATGACGCAGCCGCCGAATGGCGAGCCGAGCTGGTCAAGCGCTACCGCACCGTGCAGGGCTTCATCGAGCTGCTGCTGGAGGTGATCCGCTTCCGCGCGGTCGAGGCCGACCGCGCGGTGCTGGCGATGGTGCGCACCGCCGCGGCTATGGCCAAGAGCCGCCGCCGCTACGCGCCGAGCGATATCGCCGCGCACGAGGAGCTGATCACAGGGTCATGGCGGCCGCTGGTCTACCGCAATCCGGATGTGCCGGAGGGGAAGATCGACAAGGCCGCGTTTGTGCTGTGCGCGGTCATGCACCTGCATCACGCGCTGCGCCGGCGCGATATGTTCGCCGAAGGGTCCGAGCGCTGGAGCGACCCGCGGGCCCGGCTGCTGGACGGGAACGCGTGGCAGCAGGCGCGGCCGCGCGTCCTCACCTCGCTGGAGCTGGAGGTCGAACCGGCCGGGCATCTGGCCGAGCTCGCCAGTGCATTGGAGGGCGCCTACGCCCGGGTGCTGGACGGCTTGGGCGCCAACACCGCGGTGCAGTTCGTCGGCGGCCGGCTGCAATTGGAGAAGCTCGGCGCGGCCGAAGAACCGCCCTTGATGAAGGAGCTGCGCGCGCTGATCGATGGCATGCTGCCCCGGCTGGACTTTCCCGAGCTGGTGCTGGAGGTGTTCGACCGCACCGGCCTGCCGGGCGACTTCACCCACATCTCCGGCGCTGATGCGTCGATGGAGGACTTCGGGGTCAGCCTGGCCGCGCTAATCGTGGCCGAGGCATGCAACGTCGGCCTGGTCCCGATCGAGAAACCGAACGTGCCCGCGCTGACGAGGGCCCGGCTACTCCAGGTCGACCAGGGCTACCTGCGCGGCGAGACGATCGCGGCGGCCAACGCCCGCCTTATCGCCGCCCAGGCCGAACTCGACATCGTCGCCTGCTGGGGCGGCGGGCACATCGCCTCGGCCGACGGGCTGCGCTTCGTGGTGCCGGTGCAGAACCTGCACACCGGCCACAACCCCGTCTACTTCGGCCGCCAGCGCGGCGCGACCTGGCTGAACGTGGTCAACGACCAGGTGATGGGCATCGGCGGGCTGGTCGTGCCCGGCACACTGCGCGACTCGCTGTTCATCTTGGACGCCATCCACAACCTCGACGGCGGGCCCAAGCCCGAGACGGTGGTCACCGACACCGCCAGCTATTCCGACATCGTCTCGGGCCTGTTCGCGATCTGCGGCTACCAGTTCTCCCCGCGCATCGCCGACCTGGCCGACACCCGCCTGTGGCGCACCAACACCCGCGCCGTCTACGGGGCGCTGGAGCACATGTCCCGCCACACCGTCCGGCTGGACAAGATGCGCGCGCACTGGGGCGATATGCTGCGCGTGGCCGGCTCGCTGACGATGGGCACCGTACGCGCCTACGACCTGATCCGGATGTTGTCGGCCGACGGCCGCACCACCGGCCTGGGTGAGGCGTTCGCCCACTATGGCCGCATCTTCAAGACGCTGCATCTGCTGCAGTTCATCGCCGACGAAGGCTATCGTCGGATGATCGGCACCCAGCTGAACGTGCAGGAGGCCCGCCACCGGCTGGCGCGGAAGATCGCCTTCGGCAACCGGGGCCAGCTGCGTCAGCGCTACCGTGAGGGCCTGGAGGACCAGCTGGGCAGTCTGGGGCTGGCGTTGAACGCGGTCATCTGGTGGAACAGCCTGTATCTGGATGCTGCTGTCAAGCACTTGCGCGAGCAGGGGTTCCCGGTCACTGACGAGATGTGCGCGCGGCTGTCGCCGATTCAGTACGACCACATCAACTTCCTGGGCCGCTACGCCTTCTCCCGCGCCGATGTGGCTGGGGGCTTGCGTCCCTTCCATGACGGTGCTCACGAGGGCGGTTGA
- a CDS encoding DUF4158 domain-containing protein: MPVDFLSDEQVARYRRFRPEVSVAELERFFRLDVKALQALAGKRRPATKLGWAVQWGTVRMLGTFLAEDPPDVPRDVLEFVAEQLDINPACAPEYLTRPKTAYEHAWEIRDLLELSEFSKREQEVRDYLAARAWSTIEGPRALFDRAVVHMLREGILLPAGITTLTRLISEVRRAEHARLYRTLAERAGPELRARLADLLQVPADRRVSELDGYVPRRRGPRAE; encoded by the coding sequence ATGCCTGTGGATTTCCTCTCAGATGAGCAAGTAGCCCGCTATCGCCGGTTCCGGCCCGAGGTGTCGGTGGCCGAGCTCGAGCGGTTCTTCCGGCTGGACGTCAAGGCGCTGCAGGCGCTGGCGGGCAAGCGTCGTCCGGCGACGAAGCTGGGGTGGGCAGTGCAGTGGGGGACCGTGCGGATGCTCGGCACCTTCCTGGCCGAAGACCCCCCGGACGTGCCAAGGGACGTGCTGGAGTTCGTCGCCGAGCAACTCGACATCAACCCGGCGTGCGCGCCGGAGTACCTGACCCGGCCGAAGACCGCCTACGAGCACGCCTGGGAGATCCGGGACCTGCTGGAGCTGTCGGAGTTCTCCAAACGCGAGCAGGAGGTTCGCGACTACCTGGCCGCCCGGGCGTGGTCGACGATCGAGGGGCCGCGGGCGTTGTTCGACCGTGCCGTGGTGCACATGCTGCGCGAAGGCATTCTGCTGCCCGCGGGTATCACCACCCTGACCCGGCTGATCAGTGAAGTGCGCCGGGCCGAGCACGCCCGGTTGTATCGCACACTGGCCGAGCGCGCCGGCCCAGAGCTGCGGGCGCGGCTGGCCGATCTGCTGCAGGTGCCCGCCGATCGGCGAGTGTCGGAGCTGGACGGCTACGTACCGCGCCGACGCGGGCCTCGGGCCGAGTGA
- a CDS encoding WD40 repeat domain-containing protein, which produces MSLLSWLTVLPCGSPLDAIQVVARADYPARVSDERLILSSAAPDGRIDDLAVVDVDGAPLVVCTGDYKLWSWAPLQDEWRERPLAYACAEDPLAAEYPDAENDIDSVAVAVSDGRVVLAAGGDEQGAAIWDLDSGELLRGTTYDGLYISSIATVKGEGPPQFVASSGVHWDGVQVLGLSAEELPVELAAGPIWGLATARIDGRSLVVGGGEEYVEMWNLANGEQAASFYVNDGRTYAVALSELDGRPVVVAGTDSGKVYVFDLSGGEEDDPIHEPSTGHEGRINALDVAMVGERAVVVTGGEDGTIRLWDLASGRQIGPPLTGHNWSVEAVVVTTMQDRPVALTAGRDGVARVWDLTL; this is translated from the coding sequence GTGTCCCTACTGTCCTGGCTCACTGTTTTGCCCTGCGGATCACCTCTTGATGCCATCCAGGTCGTCGCACGCGCCGATTATCCTGCCCGGGTGTCTGACGAACGTTTGATTCTGAGCAGCGCGGCGCCTGACGGCCGGATCGACGACCTCGCGGTGGTCGATGTGGACGGGGCGCCGTTGGTGGTATGCACCGGCGACTACAAGCTGTGGAGCTGGGCTCCGCTGCAGGACGAGTGGCGGGAGCGGCCGCTGGCGTACGCCTGCGCCGAGGATCCGCTCGCCGCCGAGTATCCGGACGCCGAGAACGATATCGACTCGGTTGCCGTGGCCGTTTCCGACGGGCGCGTGGTGCTGGCGGCCGGCGGCGATGAACAGGGAGCGGCCATCTGGGACCTGGACAGCGGCGAACTGCTCCGCGGGACGACGTACGACGGGCTCTACATCTCGTCCATCGCCACCGTGAAGGGCGAGGGACCGCCCCAGTTCGTAGCAAGCAGCGGGGTCCATTGGGACGGAGTCCAGGTGTTGGGGCTGTCCGCCGAGGAGCTTCCGGTGGAGTTGGCCGCTGGCCCCATCTGGGGTCTCGCCACCGCACGAATCGACGGCCGCTCGCTGGTCGTTGGGGGCGGGGAAGAGTATGTGGAGATGTGGAATCTGGCGAACGGCGAGCAGGCCGCGTCGTTCTATGTGAACGACGGGCGGACATACGCCGTCGCTTTGTCCGAGCTCGACGGCCGTCCGGTCGTCGTGGCAGGCACGGACTCCGGAAAGGTGTACGTGTTCGACCTGTCCGGGGGCGAAGAGGATGATCCGATCCACGAACCGTCTACCGGCCATGAGGGCAGGATCAACGCCTTGGACGTCGCCATGGTCGGCGAACGGGCGGTCGTGGTGACCGGCGGCGAGGACGGGACCATACGGCTCTGGGACCTCGCCAGCGGTCGACAAATCGGGCCGCCACTGACCGGCCACAATTGGAGCGTCGAAGCTGTGGTGGTCACCACGATGCAAGATCGCCCGGTCGCCCTGACCGCCGGTCGGGACGGCGTCGCACGCGTCTGGGACCTGACCCTCTGA
- a CDS encoding recombinase family protein produces MTNPHPAPASDPDDIERHPCPRCGAEPGSPCRSRGGAVASAYHTGRFTKVPRLAKLLRVPTPADRGPGQPWRPGTPPPAPIDPDTPTADIRIGYARCSTLGQELDSQLDALAAKNIPRDKIFAEKISTRVRVRPQFEAALAAAREIKAHAPHCRVILAVYEMKRLGRDAAELTALADHLSAHGLVLEMLAGPLAGMYDPSGHGRLLFAFFAAMAETERENIRESTLEGLDAAARKGKQGGRPPVITEDMLHTVLRRRALGESVEQIQPDLIIPTGKRKGRNPSVASIYRALAEHAKREAYPEAVEQAHADFAALQAW; encoded by the coding sequence ATGACGAACCCTCACCCCGCACCCGCGTCCGATCCGGACGACATCGAGCGCCACCCGTGCCCGCGCTGCGGCGCCGAGCCCGGTTCGCCGTGCCGCTCGCGCGGCGGCGCGGTCGCCAGCGCCTACCACACCGGCCGCTTCACCAAAGTGCCCCGACTGGCGAAACTGCTGCGGGTCCCCACTCCGGCCGACCGCGGACCCGGGCAACCTTGGCGGCCCGGCACCCCGCCCCCGGCACCGATCGACCCCGACACCCCGACCGCGGACATCCGGATCGGCTACGCGCGCTGCTCGACCCTCGGCCAAGAGCTCGACTCGCAACTCGACGCGCTCGCCGCCAAGAACATCCCCCGAGACAAGATCTTCGCTGAGAAGATCAGCACCCGGGTGCGGGTCCGTCCGCAGTTCGAGGCCGCGCTGGCCGCCGCCCGGGAGATCAAGGCCCACGCCCCGCACTGCCGGGTGATCCTCGCGGTTTACGAGATGAAGCGGCTCGGCCGCGACGCCGCCGAGCTCACCGCGCTCGCCGACCACCTGTCCGCCCACGGCCTGGTGCTGGAGATGCTCGCCGGACCCCTCGCGGGGATGTACGACCCCAGCGGGCACGGCAGGCTGCTGTTCGCGTTCTTCGCGGCGATGGCAGAGACCGAGCGGGAGAACATCCGCGAGTCCACGCTGGAAGGGCTGGACGCCGCGGCCCGAAAGGGTAAGCAGGGCGGCCGGCCACCGGTCATTACCGAGGACATGCTGCACACCGTGCTGCGGCGCCGAGCGCTCGGAGAATCCGTCGAGCAGATCCAGCCCGACCTGATCATACCCACCGGCAAGCGCAAGGGACGGAACCCCTCCGTCGCCAGCATCTACCGGGCGCTCGCCGAGCACGCCAAGCGCGAGGCATACCCCGAAGCCGTCGAACAGGCGCACGCCGACTTCGCCGCCCTCCAGGCTTGGTGA
- a CDS encoding TetR/AcrR family transcriptional regulator, which produces MNPGDQQADDLTPPLRSDAERNRERVLAAARTVFARDGLGASMASVAREAGVGIATLFRRFPAKEDLVAAVFADRMDAYVDAVSTALADPDPWHGFTGYLHTVCAMQAADRGFADVLTMTFPTAKALEARREEAYDGAVRLIARAKTAGHLRDDFAPQDLVLLLMATAGVITATADAAPEAWRRTLALMIQSFQAPARDPLPAPPTNTALYRAMISLGRTCSAPRESAGS; this is translated from the coding sequence ATGAACCCAGGCGACCAGCAAGCCGACGACCTCACCCCGCCGCTGCGCAGCGACGCCGAACGCAACCGCGAACGTGTCCTGGCCGCCGCCCGCACCGTGTTCGCCCGCGACGGCCTAGGCGCCTCCATGGCGTCGGTCGCCCGCGAAGCGGGCGTTGGCATCGCCACGCTGTTCCGCCGCTTCCCCGCCAAGGAAGACCTGGTCGCCGCCGTTTTCGCCGACCGCATGGACGCCTACGTCGACGCCGTCTCCACCGCCCTGGCCGACCCCGACCCCTGGCACGGCTTCACCGGCTACCTCCACACGGTGTGCGCCATGCAGGCCGCCGACCGCGGCTTCGCCGACGTGCTGACCATGACCTTCCCCACCGCCAAGGCCCTGGAAGCCCGCCGCGAAGAGGCCTACGACGGCGCGGTGCGCCTCATCGCCCGCGCCAAAACCGCAGGCCACCTGCGTGACGACTTCGCCCCGCAAGATCTGGTCCTGCTCCTCATGGCCACCGCGGGCGTCATCACCGCCACCGCCGACGCCGCCCCCGAGGCCTGGCGCCGCACCCTCGCACTGATGATCCAGTCCTTCCAGGCCCCGGCCCGCGACCCGCTCCCCGCCCCGCCCACGAACACCGCCCTGTACCGAGCCATGATCAGCCTCGGACGCACATGCTCCGCTCCCCGTGAATCGGCCGGAAGCTGA